TTTCCGAAGAAACTTTCGCGTTCGACTTGCATGTGTTAGGCACGCCGCCAGCGTTCAATCTGAGCCAGAATCAAACTCTCCAGTTTAATAATTCTGTATTGTGACATCCACTACATCGTAGCAGATGACGCTAGCTGATCTCTAAATCAATCCGATTCGCTATTTAATTGTCAAAGAGTTTCAAAGTGACAACAAAAGACCAGTTGTCTTTCGAAGTGCGAAAAGCGTTCTGCCTTATCCCGCTTCGAGAGTCAACCTCTTTTTAAAACTTTTTTTTAAGAAGTTGTCTTTTTGTTTTGCGTCGTTAGTTTGAAAATGAACAAGCTGTTCCGTTGCGACCCGTTTGGGCTGCTCCGTTGCAGCGAGAGAGGTTCTATGCAAACCAGCCCTCTCCGTCAACAAGTTTTTAAAACTTTTTGTGAAGTTTTAATCACACTAAAAATAATACACTGTTTTTACTGAATTAGATTGAGAATTTTTTTCGCCTTTTCTCTTTAAAAAATCGAAAAAGCAGGATCTCGTTCCCGACATCCTGCTTTTTTCTGTAATTTTGTAGCCTATTACAGTTCAGGAACCATAATTTCGCCAGCAGAAACCATCTCCTCAATCTGCGCAACGTCCTTATCACCACGTCCGGAAAGACATACAATCATGATCTGATCTTTTTCCATCTTCGGTGCAAGCTTCATTGCATGTGCAAGAGCATGGGAAGATTCTATTGCCGGAATGATGCCTTCAGTACGGGAAAGCGCAAAGAATGCATCCATTGCTTCTTTATCACTGATGTATGCGTACTCTGCGCGACCCGCATCCTTGAGGTATGCATGCTCAGGACCTACGCTTGGGTAATCAAGGCCAGCAGAGATAGAGTATACTTCTGCTGCTTCGCCATTCTCATCTTTAAGCATGTAAGAATTAAAGCCGTGCATAATGCCCGGTTCACCAAGACTAAGAGAAGCAGCATGCTGACCGTACTCAAGCCCACGGCCTGCAGGCTCTACACCAATAAGACGCACGCTTTCATCTTCAATAAAGTCTGCAAACATGCCGATTGCGTTTGAACCACCACCAACACAAGCGAGACAGCAATCTGGCAGACGACCTTCTTGCTCAAGGATCTGCTGCTTTGCTTCTTTACTAATTACCTGCTGGAATTCACGAACGATGGTTGGGTACGGATGCGGTCCAACTGCGGAGCCAAGCAGGTAGAAGGTGTCTTCGGAAGAATTAACAAGCTCAGCAAGAGCTTCATCAACTGCTTCTTTAAGAGTGCGCTGACCACTGGTTGCAGCAACAACCTTAGCACCCATCATCTGCATACGAAATACGTTAAGCTTCTGGCGCTCAATATCTACTTCGCCCATGTAGATAGTACATTCCATGCCCATAAGAGCAGCAGTTGCCGCAGTTGCAACACCGTGCTGACCAGCACCGGTTTCAGCAATGATGCGCTTTTTGCCCATACGCTTTGCGAGAAGAATCTGACCGATAGTGTTATTTACTTTGTGCGCGCCAAGATGGTTCAAATCTTCACGTTTAAGATAGATTTTTGCACCACCAAGCTTTTCGGTAAGGTTGGAACAGAGGTAAAGAGGAGTCTGACGGCCGGAGAACTGAGTTAAGTAGTAATTGTACTCTTTGATGAACTCAGGATCATTACGGTATTTTTCGAAAGCTGCTTCCAGCTCAGCAAGAACAGGCTTTAATGGTTCCGGAACATACTGTCCGCCGTACTCGCCAAAAAAACCCGCCGCTGTAACTTCGTTGTTCACTGCTGTAGACATAATGAGTCTCCTTAATATGTTACGGCAGTGCTTAGACCAAAAAAACCGCGGTCAGTTTGCACTACCGCGGTTTTAGTAAGTTCTACGTAATTTTTTTACGCAGACAATAACAATCCACGGCGCCTGTTACCAGCGCCACCACCAATTGCGAAGAGAAAGAATGGAGGAATTGTTAATTTTCTGCATGTGTGAACTGTAAATCTATAAGCTTTGTTGTGTCAACAAGTTTTGTTTTGAAAAGAAGCAACACTAGCTGGAGCGTTTCAATAACAATAAGAGTGCGTTAAGCACCTGCTTCGTTCCACCTTGGTGATCCTGAAGCCAAGCGGCGAAACGCTTCTTCACTGTATCTGGCTTTGCAGATCGTTTAAGAATACGCATGATCTGATCGAAAACACCGTCCACGTCATCCATGGAATACACCATCTTTTCATCGATAACGCCAGCTGCCCACTGGAAATTATGATAGCTGGTGCCAATTACCGGGTTCTTGCCAGCCGCAAGCGGCTCAAGGAAATTCTGACCACCAAGCGGTGCCAGGCTTCCACCAACAAACACAGCGCGAGCTAACTGATACGCATGGCCCAATTCACCGAACGCATCCCATAAAATAACGGTTCCCGGTGCTGGCGGCTCTGTAATTTTTGAACGAAGAACAAAAGGTTGGTTCGCCCCGTTCAGCATCATTTCCCACAGCCCTACACGTTCCATATGTCGTGGGAAAAGCGCAATGCTTGTTTTTGGACGTGCTTCTTTTAGACGGATAACAAGATCCAGAATATCGGACTCTTCTTCTTCACGAACAGAACCAAGAACAACAAGCGGTGTATTTTTCTTAACAACCTTACCCACAAGCGGATTCTTGCCTGCCTTATGACCAACGGAAACACTGTCGAACTTAATATTGTTCATAGTATACACACCTTGTTCGCCAAAAAGAGCCGAATATCTGCGGGCATCTTTGTCGGAAATGGCGTGAACCATAGTCGGTCGAATGCGTCGCCAGAACCCAATCGTAGCAAGGTATCCAGCAAGCGAACGCGGGTTCATGCGTCCATTGAAAACCACCACCGGAATATCCAGTACAGCACAGGCAGTCATAAGCCCCGGCCAAAGTTCTGTTTCAAGAAGAACCACAGTCTTAGGAGCTACCATTTCCACTGCACGTGTCATCAAGTGCGGCTGGTCATACGGGAAATAGTTTACGACAACATCAAGATAGCTTTTTTCTTTAGCAGCCCACTCTCTGGCTTTTTCCAACACTTCAATGCCCTGCTTAGTGCAGGATGTCAGAAGAATTGTCATCTGCTGATCATCCGGCATTTCACGAAGCATCTGCCATGCAAGATATGCCTCGCCACCGGAGGCAGCCTGAATCCACACATGTGCCCGTTTTGACCAGCCGTACGGCACAAGCCGCTGGGAAAGTCCATGTTTCAAGCGTTTATTTCGATCAAGAACGGGGCGGGCGACACGCCATGCAGTTCCATAGGCTGCAAGCATCAAGTTGTGCGAGAATCCAAGGCTCATAAAAGCATCCTAAGTTTGAGAGTGAGTCCGCTAACAAATCCTTCAAGCAAATACGATATACAGATGCACTACACGCTTCGAGACCGTATTTCCAATACTGAAAATACGGCTTCCAAAGCAATGTAGTGCATTATGTTTGCTAGTTATCTTCGGCTAAACCGAGTTGAATCAATCTTGCAATAAGCTCGTCAAAAGAAATTCCAACCGCTTCAGCTTCCTGAGGAAGCAAGCTGGTAGAAGTCATACCCGGAAGGGTGTTTACTTCCAGCAAGTGCAGGCTACCATCTGGTGAGTAAATAAAATCAGCGCGACTATACCCACTAAGTCCAAGAACTTTGTGAGCCTTAAGTGCAAAATATTTTACCTGAGCGGTAATGGTTTCCGGCAATGGGGCCGGACAAACTTCACGCGCTCCACCTGGACGGTACTTTGCCTCATAATCAAAGAAAATAGAGCCATCAGCCGGTTCAATAAGAACAGGAGGCAACGCTTCATTACCAAGCACACCACAGGTTACTTCGACACCTTCAATCAACGGCTCAACAATAAGCTCACTTTCTGTAGCAAACAAAGAATCCAGAGCATCTTGAAGCTCATTCTCATTTGCTACACGGGAAAGCCCTAAGCTGGAACCACCAGTGTTTGACTTGATAAAAATAGGATAAGAAAATTTAGGGCGCCAATCTTTTGAAGGACGCTTAGCCAAAAACTCCCACTCAGGGGTCGGGAGAGCATTATCAAGAAAAACCTGTTTAGATACTGACTTGTTCAATGCTATGAAAGAGCCTACAGCACGGCTCCCCTGAAATGGGCAGCCTACAGATTCCAGCAGTGCCTGCACCATGCCGTCCTCACCTGGAGAACCATGCAGGTTGATAAATGCGAAATCATGATCCCTTGCAGCGGTAAGCAAGCCGTCCAAGGAATTTTGCGGATCAAAAAAAGTTACGGAATGTCCAAGGCGCATCAGCGCAAGATGGATGCCTTTTGCACCGTTCAGCGAAACTTCACGTTCGCTAGACCATCCGCCCGCTATCAAAAGAATATTCATGTAGTGAAATTCCTAATTGTTCGGAAAAGGCCTGCTCAATTTCTTCTGCAAGTACCTTTGCCTTCATTATATTAGCAATAATCTTGTCAGTTTTTCCATAACGTACGACAAGATCCTCAAAGCGTTCATTAAGCGAGACTACATTATCGTGCTTCACTCGCTTATCAGCGTAGATAATCGCCAACGGCAAAAAACACAATTCTGAATCAACAGGCCACTCCCAATGCACATGATGCAGCACACCTTGAGCAACATAAGGATTACCTGTTTCAGACAAAACTATTGAACCGCCTAGCCATGCATGATCGCCACCGAACTCGATAGTGTAGGCTTTTGCGATATCATGCAGAAGTGCGCTTGAAGTAATGCTTTCTACACAAACATTCAGTCCTCGCTGCACACCAAGCTCAGCCAAGGTCGTCGCAACATGCGCCACCTGTTCACTATGCGCCCGAATATGGTCGGGCATGTTATATTTGTCCCACAAAGCCTTGCAATCAGCTCTTGTCGGGATGTGCCACTTCGGATTCACAGGAAAACGATGAAAAGGAAGAGCTACGCTAAATGCGCGTTGTTTATGTTGAGAATCTGACTGTGACCGCATAAAAAACCTCTATGTATCCGGCAAGATAATTTCAAAAACAAACCGGCTTTCAGCTTTTTGTAGCAAGTGGGTGCAAAAAAAGCAAAGAGAGGTTCTGGCACCCACTTTTTCCACCCCGTTGACACCATTAAACTGAAAGCGTAGCAGTATTCAGTGTGCGGATACCCTGCCGCGTCTATCCCTATGCTCAACATATATTAAGGAAGTGCACAATGAATGTATCTGATTCCTTTAAAGATCCAGAATTATGTAAAAAACTTCTGGAACAACTGCATAATGAACTCGATGCTCCACTTCGTTTTATGGAAGTCTGCGGCACGCATACTGTAGCTATTTTCCAGAGCGGACTACGCCCACTGCTACCAAAAGAGATTGTACACCTTTCCGGTCCCGGTTGTCCTGTATGTGTAACACACGAGAGTGAAGTTGCAGCCTTCCTCGACCTCGCAGGAAAAGACGGCGTTATCCTCGCGACCTTCGGTGACCTTATGCGCGTACCTGGACCGAAAGGCCGCAACCTGAAACTTGCTAAAGCAGAAGGTGCCCGCATTGAAATCGTCTACTCTCCGCTGGACGCACTCAAGCTTGCTCAAGACAACCCGAACGACACAGTCGTATTCCTCGGCGTCGGGTTCGAAACAACAGCACCAACAATCGCTGCTTCCATTCAGATGGCGAAGCAGCAGAACATTACAAATTTCAAGGTGCTTTCATTCCACAAACTGGTTCCGCCAGCACTCAAAGTACTGCTTGAAGATCCAGAATGCGCAGTAGACGCGTTCCTCTTACCAGGACACGTGTCCACCATACTCGGAATAGAACCATATCAATTTGTGGCAGAAAGATACAACACACCGGGTGTCATCACCGGATTTGATCCTGTAGATATTCTTGAATCTCTGCTCATCATGGTGGAACAGCGCAAAAAAGGTAAAGCATCTATTGTTAACCAGTACAAACGGGCGGTATCAGACTCCGGTAATGCCAAAGCACGCGAAATTATGTTCTCTGTGTTCGATATAGCAGAAGCACAATGGCGCGGTGTAGGCACTATTCCAGAAAGCGGACTTATTATCAAAAATGAGTACGAAGAATTTGACGCACTGAAAGCGCTGGACATTACACTGACCGAGGTACCGCAAACCCCGGGCTGTAAGTGCGGTGAGGTGCTTAAAGGGAAAATGCAGCCAAACGACTGCCCTCTGTTCGCTAAGGCATGCACCCCAGCAAAACCGGTAGGTCCTTGCATGGTTTCCACAGAAGGCAGCTGTGCAGCATACTTCAAATATCAGGTGACAGCATAATTATGAGCGAAACAACACTTCTTCTCGACCACGGAAGCGGGGGCATGGCCTCCAACCGTCTCATTGGCGATCTCTTTTTCAAGCATTTCGGCAACCCGATTCTTAATGAAATGAACGATGCTGCCCTGCTCAACATCACCGGTCCTATCACCATGAGTACCGACAGCTACACCGTCGACCCGATTTTCTTCCCCGGCGGCAACATTGGTACTCTTGCAGTACACGGAACCGTTAACGACGTCGCCATGCTTGGCGCTAAACCACGCTACATTTCCTGCGGCTTCATCATTGAAGAAGGGCTTGAAATGAGCACTCTGGAAAAAATCGTTATCGAAATGGCTCAGGCCGCTAGAGAAGCAGACGTACTCATCGTTACCGGTGACACAAAAGTAGTACCGCGTGGCTGCGTTGACAAAATTTTTATCAACACCACTGGCATCGGTGAGCTTATTCTTTCAGAAGCAACCTCCGGCGCACACGCCAAACCAGGTGACGCCATCCTTGTTTCCGGAACCATGGGCGACCATGGTCTCACAGTCCTTTCAAACCGTGAAGGACTAAACTTTGCCACTGACGTACAAAGCGACTCTGCGCCGCTCAACCACATTATTGAAGCGCTTATCAACGAGATTGGTGACATTCACGTTCTCCGCGATCCGACCCGTGGCGGTCTTGCCACCACACTCAACGAGATCGCAGGACAGTCCAATGTCACTATCAATCTCAAAGAAAGCCAAGTTCCCGTCCGCGAATCCGTTCGCAACGGCTGCTCTTTCCTCGGTCTTGACCCGTTCTACCTCGCAAACGAAGGAAAGCTCATCTGCATTCTTCCTCAGGAAAAAGCAGAAGCCGCTTTAACCCTCATGCGATCCATGAAGTACGGCGAAGATGCAGTGCAGGTTGGTTCCGTGCTTGATCCAAATGATTCACCAGGCAAAGCCGGACAGGTTGTGCTCGAAACACCACTCGGCGGGCATCGTCTGCTCAACATGCTTGAAGGTGAACAGCTGCCGCGTATTTGCTAAAAAGTTTTTTGTTAGCCTTCGGCGGGGCTTGCCTCCGGCGGCTTAAGAACCCTTTTGAAAAAGGGCTTCTTAAGAATCTCCTAAAACTTTTAACCGCGAAACGATCATGTTATTTTCATAATCTCGCGGGTTACGCTCCACTACCTTTCAATAAAATATAAAAAGGGCTGTCCTACTTATGTTGGACAGCCCTTATATTATTCACGCCAAGAGCATTAAGCCGCCGGAGCCAATAGACTACCACTCAATCTCAGATTGACCATGCTCCCGCAGCCAATCGTTGGTCAAAATGAAATGATTACAACCAAAGAAGCCACGCGATGCGGAAAGCGGCGATGGATGCACAGCTTCAAGGATGCAGTGATCATTGTCAGCAATGAGCGGTCGCTTGTCCTGAGCATGTTTTCCCCAAAGGAGAAATACAAGATTTTTGCGCTTACGACTTATCGCCTTAATAATATCATCAGTAACTGCGTTCCAACCAAGCTTTGCGTGCGATGCTGCTTTTCCCTCTTGCACTGTGAGCGTTGCGTTTAGAAGAAGTACGCCTTGCTTCGCCCAACGGGTAAGATCTGTTGAAACGTCACGCTTGATACCACCATGAAACTCTGCATCTATTTCTTTAAAGATATTCCGGAGAGACGGCGGAAACTTTGCACCTTCAGGTACAGAGAAAGACAACCCGTGTGCTTGGCCAGCACCGTGATATGGATCTTGACCGAGGATGACAACTCGCACGTCATCAAACGGCACAACCTGTAACGCTGCAAAGACTTGCTCTTCCGGTGGAAAAACTGTGGTTGTCTCCCGCAGTCCTGCTATTTTTTGCAAAATCCGCTCATGCCTGCCCTCGTTAAAATACGGTACAGCTTCACACCAATCTTGCGGGATCATGGATTTCTCCTCTCGTCTATAAAAAAGACGGACAGGTTTCCCCATCCGTCTTATTCTTATTAATAAGTAAAGTGCCTTTCGCGCGACTAACTTTGTGCTCTGTCCCTCCCCTCTAGTCGGGGTCAAGGGAACAATATCCCTTGCGGATGCAAGGCGCAGCCTGCCCGTCGGAGGCAAAAGCGTCGCAGACTAGCCGAAGGCAACAGAAGCTATGCTTCTGGCGCATCCTCAAGTCCGAGCAACGCGGTTGCGAAGTCGGCACCGTTAAACGGTCTGAGGTCTTCCATTTTTTCACCAAGACCGATGTAGGTAATTGGGATATTGAATTCCATTGCGATTGCTACAACGATACCACCTTTTGCGGTGCCATCAAGCTTGGTAAGAATAATCTCATCAAGACTTGCAACTTCGTTAAACAACTTGGTCTGTGACAACGCATTCTGACCAGTTGTTGCATCAATAGTAAGAATGGTACGGTGAGGTGCACCTTCGTGTTTTTTACCGAGTACGTTACGAATTTTCTGCAACTCATCCATCAAACCAACTTTGGTCTGAAGACGTCCAGCAGTATCAACAAACAGAAGGTCATAACCACCTTCTACAGCTTTTTCTACAGCTTCGTAAGCAACTGCTGCTGGATCGGAATTTGCAGACTTAGCGTGGAAATCAACGCCGATACGGTCTGCCCACACCTGAAGCTGTTCAATTGCTGCTGCACGGAAGGTATCACCAGCAGCGATAAGTACTTTCTTACCCTGAAGCTGTGCACGGTAAGCGAGCTTAGCGATGGTAGTAGTTTTACCAACACCGTTAACGCCAACCATAAGAACAACCTCTGGCTTGTTAACAACAGTAATGCGAGGGCCGGTTTTGAAGATTTCTTCCAGCTCTTCACGCATAAATTCTTTAAATTTAGCAGGATCTTTTGTGCCTGCTTTACGTACACGCTCTCGCAGACGCTCAACAAGCTTCATGGTCGGCTCAAAACCAACGTCAGACATGATGAGGATTTCTTCGAACTCTTCCCAGAAAGATTCATCAATCTCTGAGTGAGTTGCGAGCAATCCATCAATCTGCTTGGTGATCTGCTCTTTTGTCTTAGAAAGACCTTCGGAAAGCTTCAGGAACAGACGAGAACGTTCGTCTTCTTCATCCTCAAGATCAAGAGCGAGTGCTAAACGAAACTGAAGTTCTGATCGGAAATCACTGACATAGTCGTATTCCATGTCATCAAGCCAATCAGCAAAATTGGAAATAAAGGACTCAGTTTCGTCTTTTGGAGCATCCAGTGCATCAAAGAAGAAACGCAAGCGTTCCCAAAGGGGATCACCAACTTCCTCAATACCGTCGAGAACATGCTCAAGCCAAACGGACAGCTTCGGTTCAGCACCACGAAGAGCAATAGTAAGATCTTTCTGCCACTGAGGCTGATCTTCTGTGACCAAGGTTGCAGCTTCAGGCTTTGCCTGTTCTACAGGAGCAGCAACAGGAGTTTGTTCAGGCTCAGGAACCACTACTGGCTCTGGTGCTACTTCAGGAGCAGGCTCTACTACAACTTCCGGTTCTTCAACAGGTTCAGGCTCTTCAGTTACTTCCGGTTCCTCTGCGGCCTCAGCAGGCTCTACTTCAACAGCCGGCTCTACTTCTGTAATAAATTCAGGCTCAAGGACAACTTCAGGCTGCACACTTTCTGGTGCTTCTACCGCAGCTTCCTGAACAGGTTCTTCTGACTCTACAACTACTTCTTCGGCAGCTTGCTCAGGCGCCTCGGGCTGCACTTCTTCTGCTGGCAACTCCTGCGATTCAGGCTCGGCAGCTATCGGTTCCGCACTCTCTATTTCTTCCGCAGCAGCTTCTTCTGCACCTTCCGGCGCTTCCTGCTCTGCCTGTTTAGGAGCATCTTCAGTTGTCCAAAGTCGTTTTAGTTTAGAAAAGAACCCCATAGTCCATCCTTTACATACCAGAGAACAAATTCTCTGTTGTTTTTATCTTTAATATACGAACCGAAATACTTTGCTCATTCCTGCGTCAGAGTCAAGTAGCCAAAGGTTTCGAGAGATTTTTTATACTTTTTTTGAGTTATTTTGCACTATTCTTACCCGACAAAGGTCACCACTTCAACGCTCGGCATATCTATTACTGTTCATTGACTATCTGCATCATTTCTATATTATTTGTCTCGATTTTAACAGCGACTATTCTTTATGATTCGGGATTACAGGAGTGCTCATGCAAGGCGCCAACTCTCGCACATTCGTACGATTCTGCAACAACAACTCACTCTCTCACAATTTATTGCTTGGAATAATTAGCATAGTATGCGCGATGATAATGATGCTTGGCATCTATCATTATTCACAAACATACTGCACTACCTTAGATCGAGTTGAAAAAGGTACCTCAAAGCGCATTCAACATCTTGCAGAAGTTCTCTCTATCCCTATCTGGAATATTGAACATGACACTGTTGACCGAATTATCTCTATTGCTTCCGAAATAAAAACCGTCACCAGAATTCAAGTTGAAGAACCTGATGGAAAACTTATTGCTGACAAAATCAGCGACCTAACTGTTCCCGCAGAAAAAGTCATATCAAGAGATATTTACTATAATGATCAGCATATTGGTCGCGTAACAGTACATCTTTCATTTGCAGCCCTTAAGAAAGAGCAACAGCAAGAACTCATAAGATATCTCTTTATTATTTGTTTACTGCTTATTGCTATTCTTAGCCTCACCCATAAGGTACTAGATATCTATCTCAAGAAACCACTTGCTCAACTGAGCAGTATGATAGATCAGTTGCGTACAGGCACATATCCTGAGCATTATCCGACTCTTAACACACGTGAACTGCAACACATTGCCATCAATTTTAAAGAAATGGCAAAAGAAGTCGCATCTCGTGAAGCTGAGCTTACAAAGATAAACAAACGGCTGCAGGAAAACATCGAGGAAAGAAAACGCATCGAATATCAGCTTCGGGAAAGTCAGGAACAATTCAGCCTCATTGCTGCAAGCACAATGGATGGTTTTGTTGAGTGCAGAGTTAACCAGGACCACCTGCTATACACTTCACGCTGGAAAGAGTTGCTCGGCTACACAGATGAAGAGCTGACTAACTCCCTTTCTGTCTGGTTAAAACGAGTCCACCCTAATGACCGTTCATCCATTGCAGCCCTTTCAACAGAAGAAGTGTATGATTCTGAAGGACGAACAGAAAGGGAATACCGCATTAAACACAAGAACGGTGAGTACCGCTGGTTCCTTGGGCGAGCTCAGATACTAAGAGATCAAGAAGGTAAGCCATATCGGTTTATTGGAACACACTCAGATATCACACCTAAAAAACATGCTGAGCAACGCCTCATCTCCACCAAAGAGATGCTGCAGAACATTATCAACTGCATGCCATCGTTAATCGTAGGCGTGACAGAACAAATGACGATAGCTCTCTGGAATGACACAGTTGAAGAAGACACTGGCATCATGGCTAATAATGCCGAAGGCAGGCGATTTAGAGAATTGCTACCAGAGCTTTCATTCATCGAACGTCACATTCAAAAATCCTTAACTGCGACAACACCTGTCTCTGTACCAAAAGTTACCTCTATTCGTAACGGTGTCCCTGTCACATACGACATCGTAATTTTTCCTGTTACCATCAGCAATAAGCAGGTTGCAGTATTACGAATTGATGACATTACAGAACGTCTGCGTATGGAAGAACGAATTATCCAGACAGAAAAAATGGCATCTATCAGCGGACTTGCAGCAGGTATGGCGCACGAAATCAACAACCCGCTTGGTGGAATTCTTCAAGGCGTACAAAATATTCAACGCCGTCTCAGTCCTGACCTGGCACCGAATGTTCTTAAAGCAGACGAACTTGATATTTCGCTGGAGAAAATGAATGCCTATATGGAACAGCGCGAAATTTTCGGATTGCTGGACGGAGTTACCGAATGCGGAAAACGCGCCGCATCTATTGTTGCCAATATGCTTGAATTTAGCCGAAGCTCAGATACTAAACGAACGCCGTGCTGCGTTCACAACGTTATCGAAAAATCCATTGAACTTGCTGCAAATGACTATCAGCTGAAAACCCAACAAAAATTCGATCAGATAGAAATAATCCGTGAATACGATGACACCGTTTCACAAATTTCCTGCGCTCAGCAAGAAATAGAACAGGTGCTTTTAAACCTGTTAAAAAATGCAGCACAGGCGTTCGCAACTGCGAAGCCGACTATTGAAAAGCCGACTATTGTGATTACAACTCAGCAGTCTGCCTCTGGAGTTATGATTACGGTTGCT
This sequence is a window from Halodesulfovibrio marinisediminis DSM 17456. Protein-coding genes within it:
- a CDS encoding PAS domain-containing sensor histidine kinase, with the translated sequence MQGANSRTFVRFCNNNSLSHNLLLGIISIVCAMIMMLGIYHYSQTYCTTLDRVEKGTSKRIQHLAEVLSIPIWNIEHDTVDRIISIASEIKTVTRIQVEEPDGKLIADKISDLTVPAEKVISRDIYYNDQHIGRVTVHLSFAALKKEQQQELIRYLFIICLLLIAILSLTHKVLDIYLKKPLAQLSSMIDQLRTGTYPEHYPTLNTRELQHIAINFKEMAKEVASREAELTKINKRLQENIEERKRIEYQLRESQEQFSLIAASTMDGFVECRVNQDHLLYTSRWKELLGYTDEELTNSLSVWLKRVHPNDRSSIAALSTEEVYDSEGRTEREYRIKHKNGEYRWFLGRAQILRDQEGKPYRFIGTHSDITPKKHAEQRLISTKEMLQNIINCMPSLIVGVTEQMTIALWNDTVEEDTGIMANNAEGRRFRELLPELSFIERHIQKSLTATTPVSVPKVTSIRNGVPVTYDIVIFPVTISNKQVAVLRIDDITERLRMEERIIQTEKMASISGLAAGMAHEINNPLGGILQGVQNIQRRLSPDLAPNVLKADELDISLEKMNAYMEQREIFGLLDGVTECGKRAASIVANMLEFSRSSDTKRTPCCVHNVIEKSIELAANDYQLKTQQKFDQIEIIREYDDTVSQISCAQQEIEQVLLNLLKNAAQAFATAKPTIEKPTIVITTQQSASGVMITVADNGPGMNDDIRKRVFEPFYTTKPIGDGTGLGLSVSYFIITNNHSGTISVTAAENQGSKFTIHLPHAM